The Halorientalis sp. IM1011 genome window below encodes:
- a CDS encoding alanine--glyoxylate aminotransferase family protein, with protein sequence MTKKQEYTGDYPEKRLYLPGPTEVREDVIEAMAEPMFGHRMDRMTDLYTTIVEDTKEFLGTDQNVIVLTASGTEFWEATTLNLVEDRMLVPTSGAFSERQANVAERLGKDVDRIEYDWGQAVKPEDIRDALESGADYDAVGMVMNETSTGVRNPVEEIGDLLGDYPDTYFVVDAISCLGGDQIDIEANNIDCIFTSTQKAFAMPPGLAVCTVSDDAYEREAEKGDSSWYGGFRRTLDYYDRKGQTHSTPAIPIMLAYRKQMKHMLEEGHEARDQRHREMAEYTREWAREHFGLFPEAGYESQTVTCVENTRDIDVAATVEAVSEEYDFEFSSGYGDISEESFRIGHMGEHTVESIRELTDAIEDVAGL encoded by the coding sequence GTGACCAAGAAACAGGAATACACGGGCGACTATCCAGAGAAGCGGCTGTATCTCCCCGGTCCGACGGAGGTCCGCGAGGACGTGATCGAGGCGATGGCCGAACCGATGTTCGGCCACCGCATGGACCGGATGACCGACCTCTACACGACCATCGTCGAGGACACCAAGGAGTTCCTCGGCACCGACCAGAACGTGATCGTCCTCACCGCGTCGGGGACCGAGTTCTGGGAAGCGACGACGCTCAACCTCGTCGAGGACCGCATGCTCGTCCCCACGAGCGGCGCGTTCAGCGAACGCCAGGCCAACGTGGCCGAGCGCCTCGGAAAGGACGTGGATCGCATCGAGTACGACTGGGGGCAGGCGGTCAAGCCCGAGGACATCCGGGACGCCCTCGAATCCGGGGCCGACTACGACGCCGTCGGCATGGTGATGAACGAGACTTCCACGGGCGTGCGCAACCCCGTCGAGGAGATCGGGGACCTGCTTGGGGACTACCCGGACACCTACTTCGTCGTCGACGCCATCTCCTGTCTCGGCGGGGATCAGATCGACATCGAGGCCAACAACATCGACTGCATCTTCACCTCCACGCAGAAGGCCTTCGCCATGCCGCCCGGCCTCGCCGTCTGTACCGTCAGCGACGACGCCTACGAGCGCGAGGCCGAGAAAGGCGACTCCTCGTGGTACGGCGGCTTCCGGCGCACGCTCGACTACTACGACCGGAAGGGCCAGACCCACTCCACGCCCGCCATCCCGATCATGCTCGCCTACCGCAAGCAGATGAAACACATGCTGGAGGAGGGCCACGAGGCCCGCGACCAGCGCCACCGCGAGATGGCCGAGTACACCCGCGAGTGGGCTCGCGAGCACTTCGGGCTCTTCCCCGAGGCGGGGTACGAGTCCCAGACCGTGACCTGCGTCGAGAACACCCGCGACATCGACGTGGCCGCGACGGTCGAAGCCGTCTCCGAAGAGTACGACTTCGAGTTCTCCAGCGGCTACGGCGACATCTCCGAGGAGAGCTTCCGCATCGGCCACATGGGCGAACACACCGTCGAGAGCATCCGGGAACTCACCGACGCCATCGAGGACGTGGCAGGGCTCTGA
- a CDS encoding homoserine O-acetyltransferase, whose translation MEVERDTVSVGEFEFECGESIPDLEIAYEAYGEFTGENAVLVCHALTGSSHVAGHRTGEGTSGQARAWWDDIVGPGKAVDTTEYYVVCANVPGSCYGTTGPASENPETGEPYGTDFPAVTVGDWTEAQRRLLDELGIPHLHAVVGGSVGGMNALDWAKRHPDHVERVVSIAAAARLDPQCLALDAVARRAITTDDDWQGGEYYDTDAKPTDGLALARQIGHIMYLSKASMEQKFGRRAAGRDAMRTFPVDAAGTFFPYRDVESYLDYQAEKFVERFDANSYLYLTRSMDNYDLAAGFEDDADALSAFEGEALLLSFTGDWHFTTEQSEQVAEAFRDLGTPVAHHVVESDHGHDAFLVEPEKVGPPLADFLDEGVTGKAITDTAESDDEESQFAPVHTSLFS comes from the coding sequence ATGGAGGTCGAACGCGACACGGTCTCGGTCGGCGAGTTCGAGTTCGAGTGCGGGGAGTCGATCCCCGACCTCGAGATCGCCTACGAGGCCTACGGCGAGTTCACCGGCGAGAACGCGGTGCTGGTCTGTCACGCCCTGACCGGCAGTTCACACGTCGCCGGCCACCGGACCGGCGAGGGAACGAGCGGTCAGGCCCGCGCGTGGTGGGACGACATCGTCGGCCCCGGCAAGGCCGTCGACACCACCGAGTACTACGTCGTCTGTGCCAACGTCCCCGGCTCCTGCTACGGCACCACCGGCCCGGCCAGCGAGAACCCCGAGACCGGCGAGCCCTACGGCACCGACTTCCCCGCCGTCACCGTCGGCGACTGGACCGAGGCCCAGCGCCGCCTGCTGGACGAACTCGGGATCCCCCACCTCCACGCGGTCGTCGGCGGCAGCGTCGGCGGCATGAACGCACTGGACTGGGCGAAACGCCACCCCGACCACGTCGAGCGAGTCGTGTCCATCGCCGCCGCCGCCCGCCTCGACCCGCAGTGTCTCGCACTGGACGCCGTCGCCCGCCGCGCCATCACCACCGACGACGACTGGCAGGGCGGGGAGTACTACGACACCGACGCGAAGCCCACGGACGGGTTGGCTTTGGCGCGGCAAATAGGCCACATCATGTACCTCTCGAAGGCCTCCATGGAACAGAAGTTCGGCCGCCGTGCGGCGGGCCGGGACGCCATGCGCACCTTCCCCGTCGACGCCGCGGGCACGTTCTTCCCCTACCGGGACGTGGAGTCCTACCTCGATTACCAGGCCGAGAAGTTCGTCGAGCGGTTCGACGCCAACTCCTACCTGTACCTGACCCGCTCGATGGACAACTACGACCTCGCCGCGGGCTTCGAGGACGACGCCGACGCCCTGAGCGCCTTCGAGGGCGAGGCGCTGCTACTCTCGTTCACCGGCGACTGGCACTTCACCACCGAACAGTCCGAGCAGGTCGCCGAGGCCTTCCGCGACCTCGGCACGCCCGTCGCCCACCACGTCGTCGAATCGGACCACGGCCACGACGCCTTCCTCGTCGAACCCGAGAAGGTCGGCCCGCCGCTCGCTGACTTCCTCGACGAGGGCGTGACTGGGAAGGCGATCACCGACACCGCCGAGAGCGACGACGAGGAGAGTCAGTTCGCGCCCGTCCACACGAGTCTGTTCTCCTGA
- a CDS encoding DUF6544 family protein encodes MESKPERPVEERTGASDGKASAADETDGSPVISRRGVLAGVLALVGILVGVVLLARARLASAHEQLADEVVADAAPPADEPFTHENLAGLPEPARRYFETVLTEGQPYVETARVRQDGQLRLGDADSAWKPMTATNTVSVSPPGFVWDAEVEMAPFLPVSVVDTYHDGEGYLRAKLLSLVTVAEDGPGPEMDEGELLRYLAEAPWYPTALLPESGVTWESVSDTAARATLTDGDTTVSAVFHFDDEHRVERVVADRPRATDDGYERTRWIGRFSDYERHGGMVVPTAGEVAWDLPDGDLPYWRATVSGFDYRPALNDD; translated from the coding sequence ATGGAGTCGAAACCGGAGCGACCTGTCGAGGAGCGGACGGGGGCGAGCGACGGGAAGGCGTCGGCCGCCGACGAGACGGACGGGTCGCCGGTTATCTCACGGCGCGGCGTCCTCGCGGGCGTCCTCGCGCTGGTCGGCATCCTGGTGGGCGTCGTCCTCCTGGCCCGGGCACGTCTGGCGAGCGCTCACGAGCAACTCGCGGACGAGGTGGTCGCGGACGCCGCCCCGCCCGCTGACGAGCCGTTCACACACGAGAACCTCGCGGGGCTGCCGGAACCGGCCCGGCGCTACTTCGAGACGGTGCTGACCGAGGGCCAGCCCTACGTCGAGACCGCCCGAGTGAGACAGGACGGCCAGCTCAGACTGGGCGACGCCGATTCGGCCTGGAAACCCATGACGGCGACCAACACCGTCAGCGTCTCGCCGCCGGGGTTCGTCTGGGACGCCGAGGTCGAGATGGCGCCGTTCCTGCCCGTCAGCGTCGTCGACACCTACCACGACGGCGAGGGATACCTCCGTGCGAAACTGCTCTCGCTGGTCACCGTCGCCGAGGACGGCCCCGGCCCCGAGATGGACGAGGGCGAGCTCCTCCGGTACCTCGCGGAAGCGCCGTGGTACCCGACGGCGCTGTTGCCGGAAAGCGGCGTCACCTGGGAGTCCGTGAGCGACACCGCCGCGCGGGCGACGCTCACCGACGGCGACACGACCGTCTCGGCGGTCTTCCACTTCGACGACGAGCACCGCGTCGAGCGGGTCGTCGCCGACCGCCCGCGCGCGACCGACGACGGCTACGAGCGGACGCGCTGGATCGGCCGCTTTAGCGACTACGAACGCCACGGCGGAATGGTCGTCCCCACGGCGGGCGAGGTCGCGTGGGACCTCCCCGACGGCGACCTGCCCTACTGGCGCGCGACCGTGTCGGGATTCGACTACCGACCGGCGCTGAACGACGACTGA
- the serA gene encoding phosphoglycerate dehydrogenase, protein MKVLVTDPIADAGIQRLRAAGHDVETAYDVEGQELLDAVADANALIVRSGTEVTDEVLEAATDLIIVGRAGIGVDNIDIDAATEHGVIVANAPEGNVRAAAEHTVAMTFATARSIPQAHARLRGGEWAKGEFLGTELNGKTLGIVGLGRVGQEVAKRLGSLGMNLVAFDPYISEERADQLGADLADDLEDCLDSADLITIHTPLTPETENMIGEDELARLDDGYVINCARGGIIDEPALADAVENGQLKGAAIDVFAEEPVDPDNPLLDVDDVIVTPHLGASTEAAQENVATATADQVLAAFRGEPVMNALNAPSMDESAFPRVRPYLDLAETAGKIAVQLFDDRLEDVEISYEGDIAEEELDLVTASALKGCFEPLEWQVNAVNAPRIAEERGIDVTETKSRSSEDFQSLVTVTVRNGEDEVSVCGTQFAGEDSRIVRIDGYRVDAIPHGHMLVARNDDVPGVIGFIGSTLGDHDVNIAAMFNGRETIGGEALSVYNLDDQPSDEVLEAILADERIIDVSYISLNGQAEDDD, encoded by the coding sequence ATGAAGGTACTCGTCACGGACCCGATCGCGGATGCGGGGATCCAGCGCCTGCGCGCGGCGGGCCACGACGTGGAGACGGCCTACGACGTGGAGGGACAGGAGTTACTCGACGCCGTCGCGGACGCGAACGCACTGATCGTTCGGTCCGGCACCGAGGTCACCGACGAGGTGCTCGAGGCCGCGACCGACCTGATCATCGTCGGCCGCGCCGGCATCGGCGTGGACAACATCGACATCGACGCCGCGACCGAACACGGCGTCATCGTCGCCAACGCCCCCGAGGGCAACGTCCGCGCGGCCGCCGAACACACGGTCGCGATGACCTTTGCCACCGCCCGCTCGATCCCGCAGGCTCACGCCCGCCTCCGGGGCGGCGAGTGGGCCAAGGGTGAGTTCCTCGGCACCGAACTCAACGGCAAGACCCTCGGTATCGTCGGCCTCGGCCGCGTCGGTCAGGAGGTCGCAAAGCGCCTCGGGAGTCTGGGCATGAACCTCGTCGCCTTCGACCCCTACATCTCCGAGGAACGGGCCGACCAGCTCGGTGCCGACCTCGCGGACGACCTGGAGGACTGCCTCGACAGCGCGGACCTCATCACGATCCACACGCCGCTGACGCCGGAGACCGAGAACATGATCGGCGAGGACGAACTCGCCAGACTCGACGACGGCTACGTGATCAACTGCGCCCGCGGTGGCATCATCGACGAGCCCGCGCTGGCCGACGCCGTCGAGAACGGCCAGCTGAAGGGGGCCGCCATCGACGTGTTCGCCGAGGAGCCGGTCGACCCGGACAACCCGCTGCTCGACGTGGACGACGTGATCGTCACGCCCCACCTCGGCGCGAGCACGGAGGCCGCACAGGAGAACGTCGCGACCGCCACCGCCGACCAGGTGCTCGCGGCCTTCCGCGGCGAACCCGTCATGAACGCGCTGAACGCCCCCTCGATGGACGAGTCGGCGTTCCCCCGCGTCCGCCCGTACCTCGACCTCGCCGAGACGGCCGGCAAGATCGCCGTCCAGCTGTTCGACGACCGCCTCGAGGACGTCGAAATCTCCTACGAAGGCGACATCGCCGAGGAAGAACTCGACCTGGTGACGGCCAGCGCCCTGAAGGGCTGTTTCGAGCCGCTGGAGTGGCAGGTCAACGCCGTCAACGCGCCCCGGATCGCCGAGGAGCGCGGCATCGACGTGACCGAGACCAAGAGCCGCTCCTCCGAGGACTTCCAGAGTCTCGTGACGGTGACCGTCCGCAACGGCGAGGACGAGGTCAGCGTCTGTGGCACCCAGTTCGCCGGCGAGGACTCCCGGATCGTCCGGATCGACGGCTACCGGGTCGACGCCATCCCGCACGGCCACATGCTCGTCGCGCGCAACGACGACGTGCCCGGGGTCATCGGCTTCATCGGCTCGACGCTCGGCGACCACGACGTCAACATCGCGGCGATGTTCAACGGCCGTGAGACCATCGGCGGCGAGGCGCTGTCGGTGTACAACCTCGACGACCAGCCCAGCGACGAGGTGCTCGAGGCCATCCTCGCCGACGAGCGGATCATCGACGTGAGCTACATCAGCCTCAACGGCCA
- the ligA gene encoding NAD-dependent DNA ligase LigA, whose translation MDADAPADNPYVTDPDTDFSPVEDLGEDTAREQAERLRAAIRYHDYRYYVENDPVIGDRTYDALFSRLQDLEDAFDLDREDSPTRRVGGEPVDELDTVEHVAPMLSIDQSDEADEVRDFDQRVRDGLADADWAGDLEYVCEPKFDGLSVEIVYEDGRYQRAATRGDGVEGDDVTENVRTIPSVPQRLRGDYPDSLVVRGEVYMPKDAFREYNRERVERGEDAFANPRNAAAGTLRQLDPSITAERPLSIFFFGVLDASERPDSHWTQLSRFREWGLRVAEEVEQVDDIEAAIDYRDRLLDAREDLPYEIDGVVIKVDDREAREALGATSRHPRWAFAYKFPARKEVTRVTDIVVQVGRTGRLTPVALLDPVEVAGVTVSRASLHNPEEIQRLGVGVDDSVRVKRAGDVIPDVEEVVEDRTESHFEFPDHCPACDSAVERDGPMAYCTGGLACPAQLERAIEHYASRTGLDIEGLGPERIEQLMDAGLIEGLPDVYDLDREALADLDGWGETSAENLLAEIEDAREPPLPDFLAAIGVPEVGPSTAKALARAFGDLDSVMAADADELQGVEDVGPTVAREIREFFDSARNREVIERLRDHGVDPQPVEVEGSDELDGLTVVFTGSLEEFTRSAAQNLVEAHGGSATSSVSGNTDYLVVGENPGTNKREDADAEDVPEIDEDEFLDLLAERGIL comes from the coding sequence ATGGACGCGGACGCACCGGCCGACAACCCTTACGTCACAGACCCGGATACGGACTTCTCCCCGGTCGAGGACCTCGGCGAGGATACTGCCCGTGAGCAGGCCGAGCGACTCCGGGCGGCGATCCGGTACCACGACTACCGCTACTACGTCGAGAACGACCCGGTGATCGGCGACCGCACCTACGACGCGCTGTTCTCGCGGTTGCAGGACCTCGAAGACGCCTTCGACCTCGACCGCGAGGACAGTCCGACCCGTCGCGTCGGCGGCGAACCGGTCGACGAACTCGACACGGTCGAACACGTCGCGCCGATGCTGTCGATCGATCAGAGCGACGAGGCCGACGAGGTTCGGGACTTCGACCAGCGCGTCCGGGACGGACTGGCCGACGCCGACTGGGCAGGGGACCTGGAGTACGTCTGCGAACCGAAGTTCGACGGGCTCTCGGTCGAGATCGTCTACGAGGACGGACGGTACCAGCGGGCCGCGACCCGCGGCGATGGCGTGGAAGGCGACGACGTGACCGAGAACGTCCGCACGATTCCCAGCGTCCCCCAGCGGTTGCGGGGCGACTATCCCGACTCCCTCGTGGTCCGGGGCGAGGTCTACATGCCCAAGGACGCCTTCCGGGAGTACAACCGCGAGCGGGTCGAACGCGGCGAGGACGCCTTCGCCAACCCCCGCAACGCCGCCGCGGGGACCCTCCGGCAACTCGATCCCTCGATCACCGCGGAGCGACCGCTCTCGATTTTCTTCTTCGGCGTGCTCGACGCGAGCGAACGGCCCGACAGCCACTGGACACAGCTCTCGCGGTTCCGCGAGTGGGGGCTCCGGGTCGCCGAGGAGGTCGAACAGGTCGACGACATCGAGGCGGCCATCGACTACCGCGACCGCCTGCTCGACGCCCGGGAAGACCTGCCATACGAGATCGACGGCGTCGTCATCAAGGTCGACGACCGCGAGGCCCGCGAGGCACTGGGGGCGACCAGTCGCCACCCGCGGTGGGCCTTCGCCTACAAGTTCCCCGCCCGCAAGGAGGTGACACGGGTCACCGACATCGTCGTGCAGGTCGGCCGAACCGGGCGGCTGACACCCGTCGCGCTGCTCGACCCCGTCGAGGTCGCCGGGGTCACGGTCTCGCGAGCGAGCCTCCACAACCCCGAGGAGATCCAGCGGCTGGGGGTCGGCGTCGACGACTCGGTGCGGGTCAAGCGCGCCGGCGACGTGATTCCGGACGTCGAGGAGGTGGTCGAGGACCGCACCGAGAGCCACTTCGAGTTCCCCGACCACTGTCCGGCCTGTGACAGCGCCGTCGAGCGCGACGGGCCGATGGCCTACTGCACCGGCGGGCTGGCCTGTCCCGCCCAGCTAGAACGAGCCATCGAGCACTACGCCAGCCGCACCGGGCTGGACATCGAGGGACTGGGTCCCGAACGGATCGAACAGCTCATGGACGCCGGGCTGATCGAGGGCCTGCCCGACGTCTACGACCTCGACCGCGAGGCGCTGGCCGATCTTGACGGGTGGGGCGAGACGAGCGCGGAGAACCTGCTCGCCGAGATCGAGGACGCCCGCGAGCCACCTCTCCCGGACTTTCTGGCTGCCATCGGCGTCCCCGAGGTCGGCCCCAGTACCGCCAAGGCGCTGGCCCGCGCGTTCGGCGACCTCGATTCGGTGATGGCCGCCGACGCCGACGAACTGCAGGGAGTCGAGGACGTTGGGCCGACCGTGGCCCGCGAGATCCGGGAGTTCTTCGACTCGGCGCGCAACCGCGAGGTGATCGAGCGCCTGCGCGACCACGGCGTGGACCCCCAGCCGGTCGAGGTCGAGGGGAGCGACGAACTGGACGGGCTGACCGTCGTGTTCACCGGCTCGCTGGAGGAGTTTACCCGTTCTGCGGCCCAGAACCTCGTCGAAGCCCACGGCGGGTCGGCGACGAGCAGCGTCTCCGGCAACACCGACTATCTGGTCGTCGGGGAGAATCCGGGGACGAACAAACGCGAGGACGCTGACGCCGAGGACGTGCCCGAGATCGACGAGGACGAGTTCCTCGATCTGCTGGCGGAGCGGGGTATACTGTAA
- the serB gene encoding phosphoserine phosphatase SerB has product MTLVAFDFDGTLSDSEMTVLLGEQCGVADQMEEITQRAMNDEIGYAESLRSRCELLDGLSQEKAEAAFDQVVLREDAAMVIENLNEAGVHTAILTGGFERGVERALEKADVTVDSIVANRLPMADGELTGAVEGPLIEGTKDDALEDLAGTVGVDMADTIAVGDGANDMPMLEVAGLSVGFDPKPAVEPACDTIVLSMAELHRLLEDEDAL; this is encoded by the coding sequence ATGACACTCGTCGCCTTCGACTTCGACGGAACGCTCTCGGACTCCGAGATGACCGTACTGCTCGGCGAGCAGTGCGGGGTAGCCGACCAGATGGAAGAGATCACTCAGCGGGCGATGAACGACGAGATCGGCTACGCCGAGAGCCTCCGCAGCCGGTGTGAGTTGCTCGACGGCCTCTCCCAGGAGAAGGCCGAGGCCGCCTTCGATCAGGTCGTCCTCCGGGAGGACGCCGCCATGGTCATCGAGAACCTCAACGAGGCCGGCGTCCACACCGCCATCCTCACTGGCGGGTTCGAGCGCGGCGTCGAGCGCGCCCTCGAGAAGGCCGACGTGACCGTCGACTCCATCGTCGCCAACCGGCTTCCGATGGCGGACGGCGAACTGACGGGGGCAGTCGAGGGGCCACTCATCGAGGGGACCAAAGACGACGCCCTCGAAGACCTCGCCGGCACGGTCGGCGTCGACATGGCCGACACCATCGCCGTCGGCGACGGGGCCAACGACATGCCGATGCTCGAAGTCGCGGGCCTGTCGGTCGGGTTCGACCCGAAACCGGCCGTCGAACCCGCGTGTGACACCATCGTCCTCTCGATGGCCGAACTCCACCGCCTGCTCGAAGACGAAGACGCCCTCTAA
- a CDS encoding O-acetylhomoserine aminocarboxypropyltransferase/cysteine synthase family protein: MTDDTRRFGTRCVHAGQEEPDPATGARAPPIYQTTSYVFEDADHAADLFALEGEGNIYSRFHNPTVRMLEERLASLENGVDAVATGAGMAALDAATSVLADAGDNVVSASSIYGGTHTYLSHNARRRGVEARFVDTLDYAAYDDAIDENTAYVHCETIGNPSLVTPDFEELAAVCEENDVPLFVDNTFGTPALCNPLDHGADVVWESTTKWIHGSGTTVGGVLVDGGSFPWGEFPEKYPEIGAPNPAFDGTNFSERFGDRAFAAAARYRALRVLGDGQKPFDAFQTLQGSETLAVRMERHCENAMAVAEYLSDHPEVSWVTYPGLESHETHGNASEYLEGGYGGMLAFGLEGGYDAGRAVCEAMELGQFLANVGDAKTLVVHPASTTHAQLTEEEQRASGVTPDLLRLSVGIEDVEDIKADLDQAIGTATGA, from the coding sequence ATGACCGACGACACGCGACGGTTCGGGACGCGCTGTGTCCACGCCGGGCAGGAGGAGCCGGATCCGGCGACAGGGGCGCGTGCGCCGCCGATCTATCAGACTACGTCTTACGTCTTCGAGGACGCGGACCACGCGGCTGATCTGTTCGCGCTGGAGGGCGAGGGCAACATCTACTCGCGGTTTCACAATCCGACGGTCCGGATGCTGGAGGAACGGCTGGCCTCGCTGGAGAACGGGGTCGACGCCGTCGCCACGGGCGCGGGGATGGCGGCGCTCGACGCGGCCACCAGCGTGCTCGCGGACGCGGGCGACAACGTGGTCTCCGCTTCCTCTATCTACGGCGGGACTCACACCTACCTCTCGCACAACGCCCGCCGACGCGGCGTCGAGGCCCGCTTCGTCGACACGCTGGACTACGCGGCCTACGACGACGCCATCGACGAGAACACCGCCTACGTCCACTGTGAGACCATCGGTAACCCGTCGCTCGTGACCCCGGACTTCGAGGAACTGGCCGCCGTCTGCGAGGAAAACGACGTGCCGCTGTTCGTCGACAACACCTTCGGCACGCCCGCGCTCTGCAACCCGCTCGACCACGGTGCGGACGTCGTCTGGGAGTCGACGACGAAGTGGATCCACGGCTCGGGAACCACCGTCGGCGGCGTCCTCGTCGACGGTGGTTCCTTCCCCTGGGGCGAGTTCCCCGAGAAGTATCCCGAGATCGGTGCGCCAAATCCCGCCTTCGACGGCACGAACTTCAGCGAGCGGTTCGGCGACCGCGCCTTCGCCGCCGCCGCCCGCTATCGCGCTCTCCGCGTGCTCGGCGACGGGCAGAAACCCTTCGACGCCTTCCAGACCCTGCAGGGGTCGGAGACGCTCGCCGTTCGGATGGAGCGCCACTGCGAGAACGCGATGGCCGTCGCGGAATACCTCTCCGACCACCCCGAGGTATCGTGGGTCACCTACCCCGGACTGGAGAGCCACGAGACCCACGGCAACGCCAGCGAGTATCTGGAAGGGGGGTACGGCGGGATGCTCGCCTTCGGACTGGAGGGCGGCTACGACGCCGGTCGGGCCGTCTGCGAGGCGATGGAGCTGGGCCAGTTCCTCGCCAACGTCGGCGACGCGAAGACGCTCGTGGTCCACCCCGCCAGCACGACCCACGCGCAGTTGACCGAGGAGGAACAGCGCGCGAGCGGCGTCACGCCCGACCTCCTGCGACTCTCGGTCGGCATCGAGGACGTCGAAGATATCAAGGCGGACCTGGACCAAGCCATCGGGACAGCGACCGGAGCGTAA
- a CDS encoding O-acetylhomoserine aminocarboxypropyltransferase/cysteine synthase family protein, whose amino-acid sequence MSEDDDQIETKSLHVGQEEPDSATGARAPPIYQTTSYVFEDAEDAADQFALAKPGYIYSRLMNPTVETLQERIAALEGGVGAVATASGMGALNLTDFVLAGPGDNIVTASSLYGGTYTYYSHTLPRKGVEARFVDTLDYEAYEEAIDENTKYIHCETIGNPALVTPDIDRLAEIAEDHGIPLFMDNTFATPYLCNPIEHGANLVWNSTTKWIHGSGTTVGGVVVDGGNFDWQAHAEDYPEIAQDNPAYHGVNFAEAMGEQAFTYTAIARGLRDLGNQQSPFDAWQTLQGVETLPQRMRGHCENAMAVAEFLQDHPEVSWVTYPGLEDHETHDNASEYLDGGYGGMITFGLEGGYDAARGTVESTELASLLANVGDAKTLIIHPASTTHQQLTEEEKEAAGVTDDLVRLSVGLEGVEDIKADLDQAIAQST is encoded by the coding sequence ATGTCAGAGGACGACGACCAGATCGAGACGAAGTCCCTCCACGTGGGGCAGGAAGAGCCGGATTCGGCGACGGGCGCGCGTGCGCCGCCGATCTACCAGACCACCTCCTACGTCTTCGAGGACGCCGAGGACGCCGCCGATCAGTTCGCGCTGGCGAAACCGGGGTACATCTACTCGCGACTGATGAACCCCACCGTCGAGACCCTGCAGGAACGCATCGCTGCGCTGGAGGGTGGCGTCGGCGCGGTCGCCACCGCCTCCGGGATGGGCGCGCTCAATCTGACGGACTTCGTGCTGGCTGGCCCCGGTGACAACATCGTCACTGCCTCCTCGCTCTATGGAGGGACCTACACCTACTACTCCCACACGCTCCCCAGGAAGGGCGTCGAGGCCCGCTTCGTCGACACGCTGGACTACGAGGCCTACGAGGAGGCCATCGACGAGAACACGAAGTACATCCACTGTGAGACCATCGGCAACCCCGCGCTGGTGACGCCCGACATCGACCGGCTGGCCGAGATCGCCGAGGATCACGGGATTCCGCTGTTCATGGACAACACGTTCGCGACGCCGTACCTGTGCAACCCGATCGAGCACGGCGCGAACCTCGTCTGGAACTCGACGACGAAGTGGATCCACGGGTCGGGGACGACCGTCGGCGGCGTCGTCGTCGACGGGGGCAACTTCGACTGGCAGGCCCACGCCGAGGACTACCCCGAGATCGCCCAGGACAACCCCGCCTACCATGGCGTCAACTTCGCCGAGGCGATGGGCGAGCAGGCGTTCACCTACACCGCCATCGCTCGCGGCCTGCGCGATCTGGGCAACCAGCAGTCCCCCTTCGACGCCTGGCAGACCCTGCAGGGCGTCGAGACGCTGCCCCAGCGGATGCGCGGTCACTGCGAGAACGCGATGGCCGTCGCGGAGTTCTTGCAGGACCACCCCGAAGTCTCGTGGGTCACCTACCCCGGGTTGGAGGACCACGAGACCCACGACAACGCCAGCGAGTATCTGGACGGCGGGTACGGCGGCATGATCACCTTCGGACTGGAGGGCGGCTACGACGCCGCCCGCGGCACCGTCGAGTCGACGGAACTCGCCAGCCTGCTGGCCAACGTCGGCGACGCGAAGACGCTCATCATCCACCCCGCCAGCACGACCCACCAGCAACTCACCGAGGAGGAGAAGGAAGCCGCGGGCGTCACGGACGACCTCGTCCGGCTCTCGGTCGGGCTGGAGGGCGTCGAGGACATCAAAGCCGACCTCGATCAGGCCATCGCGCAGTCGACCTGA